One stretch of Emys orbicularis isolate rEmyOrb1 chromosome 5, rEmyOrb1.hap1, whole genome shotgun sequence DNA includes these proteins:
- the LOC135879323 gene encoding cytochrome P450 4V2-like isoform X2 — protein MLCSSSAKGKVVLNSSKHIEKSFPYKFLHPWLGTGLLTSTGDKWRSRRKMITPTFHFTILADFLEVMNEQANILVDNLEKHVDKEPFDCFLDITLCALDIICETAMGKNVGAQNNRDSEYVRAIYKMSDLIHHRQKSPWLWSNLMYPMFQEGREHTRSLKILHSFTDNVIAEKAREVENDTQQKDDFDDNCEQSVPKRRRAFLDMLLSTTDDEGNKLSYMDIREEVDTFMFEGHDTTAAAMNWAIYLLGCHPEAQKKVHRELDEVFGNSDRPVTMDDLKKFRYLECVVKEALRLFPSVPFFARTTSEDCHIRGFKIPKATEVVVVPYVLHREPEIFPDPEEFRPERFFPENSKGRHPYAYVPFSAGPRNCIGQRFAQMEEKAVLAIILRRFWVETSQEREGLGLVGELILRPNKGIWIQLKRRECVSKEESSQGF, from the exons GTTGTTCTAAACAGTTCAAAGCACATAGAAAAATCTTTTCCGTACAAATTTCTACATCCATGGCTTGGCACAGGACTTCTAACAAG CACTGGAGATAAGTGGCGTTCCAGAAGGAAAATGATAACTCCCACGTTCCACTTCACAATCTTAGCTGATTTTCTAGAAGTTATGAACGAACAAGCCAATATTTTGGTTGATAATCTTGAAAAGCACGTTGACAAAGAGCCCTTTGATTGCTTTCTAGACATCACTCTCTGTGCCCTGGATATAATCTGTG AAACTGCGATGGGCAAGAATGTCGGTGCGCAGAACAATAGGGATTCTGAATATGTCCGTGCTATTTATAA GATGAGTGACCTCATTCATCATAGACAGAAGTCTCCTTGGCTTTGGTCTAACTTGATGTACCCTATGTTCCAAGAAGGAAGGGAACATACTAGAAGCCTCAAGATCCTTCACAGTTTTACTGACAAT GTTATTGCAGAAAAAGCCCGTGAAGTAGAGAATGACACACAACAGAAAGATGACTTTGATGACAACTGCGAACAAAGTGTGCCCAAAAGGAGAAGGGCTTTTCTTGATATGCTTCTCAGTACAACTGATGATGAAGGGAACAAACTGAGCTACATGGATATTCGAGAGGAAGTGGATACTTTCATGTTTGAG GGGCATGATACAACAGCTGCTGCTATGAACTGGGCCATCTACTTACTTGGATGCCATCCTGAAGCCCAGAAGAAAGTTCACAGAGAATTGGATGAAGTGTTTG GGAACTCTGACCGTCCTGTCACAATGGATGACTTGAAGAAGTTCCGATATCTTGAGTGTGTTGTTAAAGAAGCCCTTCGTCTCTTCCCTTCTGTTCCATTCTTCGCCCGCACCACAAGTGAAGATTGCCATATTA GAGGGTTTAAGATACCAAAAGCAACAGAGGTAGTCGTGGTTCCTtatgtgctgcacagagaaccgGAGATTTTCCCAGACCCAGAAGAATTTAGGCCTGAGCGATTCTTCCCTGAGAATTCTAAGGGAAGGCACCCATATGCATATGTGCCCTTCTCTGCTGGACCCAGAAACTGTATTG GCCAGCGCTTTGCACAGATGGAAGAGAAAGCTGTTCTAGCCATCATCCTACGACGCTTTTGGGTGGAAACTAGTCAAGAGCGAGAAGGGCTTGGCCTCGTGGGAGAACTAATACTTCGCCCAAATAAGGGTATCTGGATCCAACTGAAGAGAAGAGAGTGTGTGTCAAAAGAAGAGAGCTCTCAAGGATTTTAG